In Solanum pennellii chromosome 3, SPENNV200, a single window of DNA contains:
- the LOC107012782 gene encoding WUSCHEL-related homeobox 1 codes for MWMMGYNDGGDFNMTDSFNGRKLRPLMPRVPHAPAATATNPTNCLRNFHGENFIALNHHQLAMSEQNKRDFNTQLVVSSRWNPTPEQLQTLEELYRRGTRTPSAEQIQHITAQLRRYGKIEGKNVFYWFQNHKARERQKRRRQLESSANGNGNGGGGDDQSQSNCNAENAERKESGANRTVFEIEQTKHWPSPTNCSTLAEKTAAKTKAGAAAAAAGATAAGVAESCRVAAAERWIPFDEGEQRRSLLAERNATWQMMHLSCSPPTINNNNNNTNCATICSNTITTATCTPIIRSCPSTPTTIDHQTKQLFKPKDHLNIFITPFRCDQKHQNIIGDEEEEEGNGHEAQTLELFPLRSSNDNNDENNFSDKDEIGAAANLNNNFNGSHYQFFEFLPLKN; via the exons ATGTGGATGATGGGTTACAATGACGGAGGAGATTTTAACATGACGGATTCGTTTAATGGAAGAAAGCTTCGTCCACTAATGCCGAGAGTACCTCATGCTCCTGCGGCTACTGCTACTAATCCCACGAATTGCTTAAGAAATTTTCATGGAGAAAACTTTATTGCACTTAATCATCATCAGcttg CTATGAGTGAGCAAAATAAGAGAGATTTCAATACGCAATTAGTAGTGAGCTCACGTTGGAATCCAACTCCAGAACAACTGCAAACGCTGGAAGAGTTGTATCGACGCGGCACGAGAACTCCGTCAGCTGAACAGATTCAGCATATCACTGCACAACTTAGACGGTATGGgaaaattgaaggaaaaaatGTTTTCTACTGGTTTCAAAATCATAAAGCTAGGGAACGCCAAAAAAGACGACGTCAACTTGAATCTTCTGCTAATGGGAACGGTAATGGCGGTGGTGGTGATGATCAGTCTCAGAGTAATTGTAACGCTGAAAATGCTGAAAGAAAAGAATCAG GGGCAAATAGGACAGTTTTTGAAATTGAACAGACCAAGCACTGGCCATCCCCAACAAACTGCAGTACTCTTGCAGAG AAAACTGCAGCAAAAACAAAGGCAGGTGCAGCAGCGGCAGCGGCAGGGGCAACAGCAGCAGGAGTGGCAGAATCATGTAGAGTAGCAGCAGCAGAAAGATGGATACCATTCGATGAAGGAGAACAAAGAAGGAGCTTATTAGCAGAAAGGAATGCCACGTGGCAGATGATGCATTTGTCTTGTTCACCACCcaccatcaacaacaacaacaacaacaccaattGTGCAACAATTTGTAGTAATACTATCACTACTGCAACTTGTACTCCAATTATAAGGAGTTGTCCATCAACGCCAACAACAATTGACCATCAGACAAAACAACTTTTCAAGCCCAAAGATCATCTCAACATCTTTATAACACCTTTCAGATGTGATCAAAAACACCAAAACATCATCGgagacgaagaagaagaagaaggcaatGGTCATGAAGCACAGACTCTTGAATTATTTCCCCTCCGTAGCAGCAATGACAacaatgatgaaaataatttttcagaCAAGGATGAAATAGGAGCAGCTGCGAActtgaataataattttaatggtAGTCATTATCAGTTTTTTGAGTTCCTTCCACTCAAGAACTGA